TTACTCTCAGTTATCTTCCGTGTGGAAGAAGCTGAGAAAATATATGTTTTAATAAAAAATAAAATGCAATCTGTCCTGAAATTTGGTAAAATCAACAACTTATGATTATTACGCGTACGCCGCATAGGATATCGTTTTTTGGTGGTGGGACAGACTATCCTTCGTGGTACTTAAAACACGATGGGAAAGTGCTGGGGACAACTATTGACAAATATTGTTATCTCGTAGTACGCGAATTACCGCCGTTTTTTGAGCATAAACACCGGATAGTGTATTCTCAGATAGAACTCCCTAAAACTATCGCTGAGATAAAGCATCCGTCAGTAAAAGCTATCCTGCAGTACCTAAAGTACAAAAAAGGTGTTTCTATCCACCACGACGGAGATATACCCGCGAGGTCAGGGATGGGGTCAAGTTCTGCGTTTACCGTTGGATTATTAAAAGCGATGTATGCGCTCGAAGGTAAGGTTATATCCAAAAGCCAGCTATACAAACTTGCAATTCATATTGAACAGGATCTAATGAAGGAAAACGTTGGTTCACAGGACCAGGTATTTGCTGCACAGGGAGGGTTTAATAAGATACAGTTTTTGCATAACGGCGAGATCGTGGTTACCCCTGTGCTTATGACAAAGAATAATATTGCTGAGTTTGAAGGTAAGCTTATGCTGTTCTTCACGGGTATCTCGCGTAATGCAACGGATATCGCGCAGGAACAGATTAAGAATACCGGTAAAAATGTTAAAGAACTGCAGAAGATGGATAAGCTGGTGGATGAAGCGTATAGCATCGTTACGTCTGCAAAGCCGGAATTTAAATTGTTCGGTAAACTATTGAATGAAACATGGAAACTTAAACGCAGCCTGTCGTCTAAGATAAGTAATGATTGTATTGATGATATCTACGCTACTGCTTTACATAACGGCGCGATTGGCGGTAAATTATTGGGGGCCGGAGGGGGCGGGTTTATGTTGTTTTATGTGGAACCCCAAAATCAGTTGAGGCTAAAAAAAGCGTTGGGGAAACTGATAAATATATCGTTTGAGTTTGAGTTTACAGGGTCGGAGATAATACTGTACAAGCCATACCTTGAAAATGTTATAGGGAAAAAGTTGTGAAGTACAAACAGTTATATTCCACGTTTGCGGAAGAAGAACGCAGGGCATTACATAAAGTTGTTGCCAGTGATATGTTCACCATGGGCGATCATGTACGCGAGTTTGAACAACAGTTCGCTCAGTATTTTGGGATGAAACACGCTGTAATGGTAAATTCCGGATCTTCAGCAAACCTTATTGCCGTAGCGTCGTTGTTTTACAGGAAACATAACCCGTTGAAACCCGGGGATGAGGTTATTGTTCCTAACATATCGTGGAGCACAACATTTTATCCGTTGCATCAGTACGGGTTAAAGCTGCGGTTTGTTGATGTGGATTTGCATACATTGAATATTGACGTTGAGGAATTAAAGAAAGCAATACGTGCCGGCGGGAAAAAGGTTAGGATGGTAATGGCGGTAAGTATACTTGGCAATCCGTGTAAGTTCGATGAAATAACAAGGTTATGTAAAGCCAATAATCTTATCCTGTTTGAAGACAACTGTGAGTCAATGGGTGCGAAGTTTAACGGGCAGTATACCGGTACGTTTGGGTTGGTGAATACGTTCAGCACGTTTTTCTCGCATCATATATCCACGATGGAAGGCGGGTTGATACTGACTAATGACAAAGAACTGTATTACCTGGCAAAATCGTTACGTAGCCACGGGTGGACCCGCGGATTAGAACCCGGGTGCGGGTTGTACAAAAAGAAGTATGACGATTTTTTTGAAGCATACAGGTTTATACTTCCGGGCTATAATGTCCGTCCTACTGAACTACAGGGCGCTGTCGGTAAGGTGCAGTTAAAAAAACTTGATAATTTCCTTAAGATACGGCGTGAGAACGCTAAGTACTTCACAGCATTATTTGAGAATGATGAACGGTTTATTATACAGAAAGAAACCGGGCAAAGCGCATGGTTTTCGTTCACTATGATAGTTAACCCGAAATCGGGTATCAACCGTGAAAAAGTTTTACGCACACTTAAACAAGCGGGGATTGAATACCGTATAATTACCGGCGGGTGTATGCTCCGGCATGATGTTATTAAATATTTTGATTATACCTACACAAAATCAGTAAATGCGGATATCGCGCATTATAAAGGTTTTTTTGTGGGTAACTGCCCGTTTGATATAAGAAAACAAATTGATTATTTACATAAAACATTAAAAGGAATTTAATAAAAAAAGTGCCTATGAAAAACAATAATAAGGCGGTGAGGATATACAAGCATAAAGGCAAAGTTATTGCTATCGTCGTGAAAGGTAGTTACAAAACTAAAGGCATGCATTTTTTTACTTCAGAAGAATTCTCTCAGCAACTTGCTTATGTATACCATGAAAAAGACAGGGTTGTAGTACCGCATATACATAAACGTTATAAGCGCGTGTTATACAATACGCAGGAAACGGATATCATAAAAAAAGGGAAAGCCAGGTTTACTCTTTATACCAGTGAAGGCAAATTGTTTAAAACTATGATACTTGGAGCAGGTGATATGATATTATTCGCATCCGGAGGGCATGGGTATAAAGTTATTGAGGATATTGAGTTGATCACCGTAAAACAGGGGCCGTATGCAGCGGGTGGGCGTGATAAAAAGTATATGAAGTATATAATCTGATACTGCCAACGTAATAAAGTAGAGGCGCGGTTGTTATGAATAAAAACGATAAAATATTTGTAGCCGGGCATACCGGGCTCATAGGGACAGCGCTGGTTGCACGGTTAAAAGCTGAAGGGTATGATAATATTATCACACGTGCATCATCAGAGCTTGACCTTACGGATCAGGCATTAGTAGAAAAGTTTTTTCTGGCAGAACGGCCGGCGTACGTTTTTTTATTAGCCGCGAAAGTCGGGGGAATAACGGCAAACAGGGAAAAACCTGCAGGTTTTATTTATCCCAATCTTATGATAGAGTGTAATGTCCTTAATTCCGCATGGAAAGTTGATGTAAAAAAACTATTTTATTTATCCTGTTCAATTATTTACCCGAAAGAGTGTGAACAACCAATGAAGGAAGAGTACCTTCTCACGGGTAAGCCAGAACCTACCAGTATGGCGCATACAATCGCCAAAATCGCGGGTACTGTCCTGTGCCAATCGTATAATAAGCAGTATAACACAAACTTTATCTGCGGGGTAGCAGCAAATGTGTATGGTACAAATGACGATTTTGACCCTGCTAACGGGCATGTTATCCCCGGTTTACTTACCAAAATGCATAATGCCAAGGTTAATAACGAGCCTAGTATCACAGCTTGGGGTACGGGTAAACCAGAACGCGATTTTGTGTATGTAGACGACGTAGCGGATGCGTGTATTTTTTTGATGAATAATTATATGTCATCAGAGATTATCAATATCGGGTCAGGTACCGGTGTGTCAATCGGTGAATTATCGAACCTCATCTGCGAAGTAGTTGGGTATAAAGGTAAAATTGTGTGGGATACTACAAAACCTGACGGTGCGATGAAGAAAATGCTGGATAGCACAAAACTTAATTCATTGGGATGGCAACCTAAGACCGTACTCAGGCAGGGGCTGGAAAAAACGTATCGTTGGTGGAGAGAAATATATTTAAAGTGACTTTATAAAGGGAGAAACATTGAGATGAGAGTGTTGATAACAGGAATAACGGGTTTTGCCGGGAGTTATATGGCTGAATATATTCTTGGGTTAAACCAGAATATCGAAGTTTATGGAACAAAACGGTTTACAAGTTCGTTGCATAACGTAAAACATTTATTGGATAAAATAACGTTGATAGAATGTGAACTGCGCGACCAGAACTGTGTGGACTACACCGTTGCACAGGTAAAACCTGATAAAATCTTTCATCTTGCAGCACAGACGTATATCCCAGCAAGTTTTGCGTACCCGCTTGACACGCTGGTGACTAATATAACCAGTACACTCGCGCTGATGGAAGCGGTGAAGAAAAATAAGTTGGATACGTTACTCCATTTTTGTAGTAGTTCGGAAGTATACGGCCGTGTCGAAAAAAATGAGGTGCCGATAAATGAGTATAACCAGATGCGCCCGCAAAACCCGTATGCAGTGAGTAAGTGCACCTGCGATCTTCTGGTACAACAGTATTATGCGTCATACAAAATGAAGGTTATGATTAGCCGCGCGTTCGGGTACATCGGCCCACGTGCAAAAGATGTGTTCGCATATTCGTCATTTGCGAAGCAAATCGTTGAGATTGAGAAAGGATTGAGAGAACCTGTTATTCACGTAGGTAACCTTAAATCTGTCCGGACATTCCTGGATATCCGCGATGTTGTGGATGCGTACTGGATCATGACAGAAAAATGTGATTTTGGTGAAGTTTATGTTATCGGCAGTGATCAGACAATGGAGCTCGAAGAACTGCTGAATAAACTGTTAAGCCTTAGTACCGTCGGGAAGAATGTTAGGGTGGAAGTTGATAAGAACCGGCTTCGCGCATCAGATGTTACCTTGCAGATACCGGATAGCACAAAGTTTATTCAGAAAACCGGGTGGAAACCTAAGATCACGATTGACCAATCCATGAAAGACCTGCTTGACTATTGGCGGAAGGAAATCAAGTGCTGATCCTTCATGATTTTATTGGAAGAAAAATATGATTCATGAAGTGTGCAAGGATATAGTTGTTAAGGCTCGGATTAACCGGTTTATTGAAACCGGTACCTATCTTGGATCTACGGTAATAGAAGTCAGTACATGGCTGCAAAAACTTGACCCTGAGTTTGGTACTATCAAGAGTTATCAGCAAGTAAATCAAATTGGCTATCCGGTATTTGAAAACGTTTCTGAGAATTCAAAGACAAAGCTTTATTCAATTGATATTGATGAGCAAAGACAAACTGGGTTACAGAAACTTTTTGTCAGTAATTCAAATATTAAGCTGATAAACGCATCTTCCGCTAAATATATTGAAGAGATGATCAGTACAGGGTTAATCACTGATAACGATAACTGTTTTTTCTTTTTGGATGCTCATTGGGGAGAATACTGGCCTTTACGTGATGAAATAAGGGTAATACTACAACTAAAACGTTCCATTATCGTGATTGACGATTTTGTGGTACCGTTTCATCCTGAAGCAGGGTTTGATATTTATGGTAATAATGTATGTAACTGGTATTACATAAAAAACTTGTTTAATAAAACCAGGATTAACCTGTATTACCCGAGAAAACTTAGTAAAGGCAATCGCGGGGCTGGTATTGTTTTTGTTGGGTATCAAAAAAAAGAGTTGGAGTTTATGAAGGGCTTGCCTTGTTATGAACCTTTTTTTAAAGGAGATTTGTATTTTACAGAATTAAAAGTGCGAGTGATACATACCAAATTATATTCTTTTATCAAAAAAAAGTTAGGGTTTATTGGGAGTAATTTATGAAGAATAATAAGGTATGGAAAGTTCTTGAAGATAAAGAAGTTATTAATATACCCAAACGGTTAAAAGTAAGTGTCCAAAAGATTAGATTACCCGAAGGTAAAGTCGTGGATGATTATTATCAGATAGGATTACCGGAATGCGTGGTAATACTTGCGAAAATAAAAAGTAAGGAAGTGATCATGCTGCGGCAATATCAGCATGGACTAAAAGAAGTTAGTTTAGTTTTACCTGCAGGTGTTATTGATAAAAATGAAACACCGTTGCATGCAGCAAAACGTGAGTTGTTGGAAGAAACAGGGTATGTTTCGCTAAAATGGAAACTAACCGGGAGATATATGCTGCATAACAACTATGGTTGCGGGCGGATAAATATGTATTCCGCTGAGAATGCAAAATGGGTTAAAGAGCCTGTCGCTAATGATCTTGAGCAGCGAGAAACAGTGTTATTAACCGACCGCGGGATTAAGAATGCTATAAAAACAAGAGAAATTATTGCGTTAACTAGTATAATGGCTTTGGCAAACGAAAAAATGTTGCGGTAAGTTCATATATTATCATTTAAAGGATATTGTTATGATAAATACAAAAAATAGTTTGAATAACAAAATTATAGTTGGATTGGTTCAGATAAATAACAGTTTTTCTGGGCAAAACTATTTCCCGTATTCATTAGGACTACTTGTGGCATACGCGCAAAAGTATCCGGGAAATAAAGATTTATTTGATTTTTTAGTTCCAATATATAAAAGAGAAGCGGTTAGTGATGCTGTGAATAACCTGGAACCTGCGGAGATCATATTTTTCAGTACTTATGTGTGGAATACAAATATATCTCTTGAGATAGCGAAAAAGGTTAAGAAGGATAAACCGGGTACGCTAATAGTATTCGGCGGGCCTCAGATTTCAATTAGAAATACGGAGCCATTCCTGCGTGAAAATCCTTTTGTTGATATAGCGTGTATCGGGGAAGGTGAGAGAACGTTTAATAATATTTTAAATTGTTATAAAACCGGGGATTACAGCAATGTACATTCTATTGCGTATCTAAAAGATAATGCGTGCCATCAGAACGTTTTAGGAGACAGGATTACTGAACTACGGGATATCCCATCGCCGTATACTACCGGAGTATTTGACTCTCTGATGAAAGCAAATCCAAACGAAAACTGGGTTGGGTTGTGGGAAACTAACCGAGGATGCCCGTTTTCGTGTACGTACTGTGTGTGGGGATCTAATACACAGGATAAGATTTTTCAGCATCCAATTGAAAAGGTATACGAAGAAATTGATTGGTTCAGCCGTAACAAGATAGAATTCATTTTTTGCTGTGACGCGAATTTCGGGATTCTGAAGAGAGATAAGGATATTGTTGAGCATATAATCGCAAATAAAGAAAAGTACGGGTACCCAAAAGCTTTTTCTGTGCAGAACACAAAGAATTCTGCGTTGAAGATATATGAAATATATAAACTTATGTCAGACGCGGGGTTAAGTAAAGGCGTGTCTCTGGCATTACAATCAGTTAATCCGTCAACACTGGAAAGTATCAGGCGGTCAAATGTATCAACTGAAACATTTCAGGAACTTCAGAATATTTTTAATGACAA
This portion of the Elusimicrobiota bacterium genome encodes:
- a CDS encoding DegT/DnrJ/EryC1/StrS family aminotransferase codes for the protein MKYKQLYSTFAEEERRALHKVVASDMFTMGDHVREFEQQFAQYFGMKHAVMVNSGSSANLIAVASLFYRKHNPLKPGDEVIVPNISWSTTFYPLHQYGLKLRFVDVDLHTLNIDVEELKKAIRAGGKKVRMVMAVSILGNPCKFDEITRLCKANNLILFEDNCESMGAKFNGQYTGTFGLVNTFSTFFSHHISTMEGGLILTNDKELYYLAKSLRSHGWTRGLEPGCGLYKKKYDDFFEAYRFILPGYNVRPTELQGAVGKVQLKKLDNFLKIRRENAKYFTALFENDERFIIQKETGQSAWFSFTMIVNPKSGINREKVLRTLKQAGIEYRIITGGCMLRHDVIKYFDYTYTKSVNADIAHYKGFFVGNCPFDIRKQIDYLHKTLKGI
- a CDS encoding radical SAM protein, with the protein product MINTKNSLNNKIIVGLVQINNSFSGQNYFPYSLGLLVAYAQKYPGNKDLFDFLVPIYKREAVSDAVNNLEPAEIIFFSTYVWNTNISLEIAKKVKKDKPGTLIVFGGPQISIRNTEPFLRENPFVDIACIGEGERTFNNILNCYKTGDYSNVHSIAYLKDNACHQNVLGDRITELRDIPSPYTTGVFDSLMKANPNENWVGLWETNRGCPFSCTYCVWGSNTQDKIFQHPIEKVYEEIDWFSRNKIEFIFCCDANFGILKRDKDIVEHIIANKEKYGYPKAFSVQNTKNSALKIYEIYKLMSDAGLSKGVSLALQSVNPSTLESIRRSNVSTETFQELQNIFNDNKIATFTDLIIALPEETYESFRKGTSSIIENGQHNRIQFINLTILTNAEMDDLEYQKKYGFIIKESKIVNIHGNLEADKVQESQRVVVGTHTMPKEDWIKTRVFGWMVSLLYFNKLLQVPFIIMRNKYSIPYHELFDIFMSAEKTAPIISEINKFFCEKANDIQNGGYEYCESKEWLNIWWPADELMLIKLCTGDRLSGFYREAEALIGKYLEAKHIDGYNELLHEAVALNQQLLKTPLQQTDLVVDMSYNIWDVYRAKLAGENVELSKGKYCYEIMRTDKKWQSWTDWCREVIWWSNKAGAYLYSCKKVDK
- a CDS encoding GDP-mannose 4,6-dehydratase gives rise to the protein MRVLITGITGFAGSYMAEYILGLNQNIEVYGTKRFTSSLHNVKHLLDKITLIECELRDQNCVDYTVAQVKPDKIFHLAAQTYIPASFAYPLDTLVTNITSTLALMEAVKKNKLDTLLHFCSSSEVYGRVEKNEVPINEYNQMRPQNPYAVSKCTCDLLVQQYYASYKMKVMISRAFGYIGPRAKDVFAYSSFAKQIVEIEKGLREPVIHVGNLKSVRTFLDIRDVVDAYWIMTEKCDFGEVYVIGSDQTMELEELLNKLLSLSTVGKNVRVEVDKNRLRASDVTLQIPDSTKFIQKTGWKPKITIDQSMKDLLDYWRKEIKC
- a CDS encoding NUDIX hydrolase, producing MKNNKVWKVLEDKEVINIPKRLKVSVQKIRLPEGKVVDDYYQIGLPECVVILAKIKSKEVIMLRQYQHGLKEVSLVLPAGVIDKNETPLHAAKRELLEETGYVSLKWKLTGRYMLHNNYGCGRINMYSAENAKWVKEPVANDLEQRETVLLTDRGIKNAIKTREIIALTSIMALANEKMLR
- a CDS encoding GDP-L-fucose synthase, coding for MNKNDKIFVAGHTGLIGTALVARLKAEGYDNIITRASSELDLTDQALVEKFFLAERPAYVFLLAAKVGGITANREKPAGFIYPNLMIECNVLNSAWKVDVKKLFYLSCSIIYPKECEQPMKEEYLLTGKPEPTSMAHTIAKIAGTVLCQSYNKQYNTNFICGVAANVYGTNDDFDPANGHVIPGLLTKMHNAKVNNEPSITAWGTGKPERDFVYVDDVADACIFLMNNYMSSEIINIGSGTGVSIGELSNLICEVVGYKGKIVWDTTKPDGAMKKMLDSTKLNSLGWQPKTVLRQGLEKTYRWWREIYLK
- a CDS encoding kinase, with amino-acid sequence MIITRTPHRISFFGGGTDYPSWYLKHDGKVLGTTIDKYCYLVVRELPPFFEHKHRIVYSQIELPKTIAEIKHPSVKAILQYLKYKKGVSIHHDGDIPARSGMGSSSAFTVGLLKAMYALEGKVISKSQLYKLAIHIEQDLMKENVGSQDQVFAAQGGFNKIQFLHNGEIVVTPVLMTKNNIAEFEGKLMLFFTGISRNATDIAQEQIKNTGKNVKELQKMDKLVDEAYSIVTSAKPEFKLFGKLLNETWKLKRSLSSKISNDCIDDIYATALHNGAIGGKLLGAGGGGFMLFYVEPQNQLRLKKALGKLINISFEFEFTGSEIILYKPYLENVIGKKL